In the genome of Capra hircus breed San Clemente chromosome 5, ASM170441v1, whole genome shotgun sequence, one region contains:
- the FBXL14 gene encoding F-box/LRR-repeat protein 14, with protein sequence METHISCLFPELLAMIFGYLDVRDKGRAAQVCTAWRDAAYHKSVWRGVEAKLHLRRANPSLFPSLQARGIRRVQILSLRRSLSYVIQGMANIESLNLSGCYNLTDNGLGHAFVQEIGSLRALNLSLCKQITDSSLGRIAQYLKGLEVLELGGCSNITNTGLLLIAWGLQRLKSLNLRSCRHLSDVGIGHLAGMTRSAAEGCLGLEQLTLQDCQKLTDLSLKHISRGLTGLRLLNLSFCGGISDAGLLHLSHMGSLRSLNLRSCDNISDTGIMHLAMGSLRLSGLDVSFCDKVGDQSLAYIAQGLDGLKSLSLCSCHISDDGINRMVRQMHGLRTLNIGQCVRITDKGLELIAEHLSQLTGIDLYGCTRITKRGLERITQLPCLKVLNLGLWQMTDSEKVR encoded by the coding sequence ATGGAGACGCACATCTCGTGCCTGTTCCCCGAGCTGCTGGCCATGATCTTCGGCTACCTGGACGTGCGCGACAAGGGGCGCGCGGCGCAGGTGTGCACGGCCTGGCGGGACGCCGCCTACCACAAGTCGGTGTGGCGGGGGGTGGAGGCCAAGCTGCACCTGCGCCGGGCCAACCCGTCGCTGTTCCCCAGTCTGCAGGCCCGGGGCATCCGCCGGGTGCAGATCCTGAGCTTGCGCCGCAGCCTCAGCTACGTGATCCAGGGTATGGCCAACATCGAGAGCCTCAACCTCAGCGGCTGCTATAACCTCACCGACAACGGGCTGGGCCACGCGTTTGTGCAGGAGATCGGTTCGCTGCGCGCGCTCAACCTGAGCCTCTGCAAGCAGATCACCGACAGCAGCCTGGGCCGCATCGCCCAGTACCTCAAGGGCCTGGAGGTGCTGGAGCTGGGCGGCTGCAGCAACATCACCAACACCGGCCTCCTGCTCATCGCCTGGGGCCTGCAGCGCCTCAAGAGCCTCAATCTCCGCAGCTGCCGCCACCTCTCGGACGTGGGCATCGGGCACCTGGCCGGCATGACGCGCAGCGCGGCCGAGGGCTGCCTGGGCCTGGAGCAGCTCACGCTGCAGGACTGCCAGAAGCTCACGGACCTGTCCCTGAAGCACATCTCCCGGGGACTGACGGGCCTGAGGCTCCTCAACCTCAGCTTCTGCGGGGGCATTTCGGACGCCGGCCTCCTGCACCTGTCGCACATGGGCAGCCTACGCAGCCTCAACCTGCGCTCGTGCGACAACATCAGCGACACGGGCATCATGCATCTGGCCATGGGCAGCCTGCGCCTCTCGGGGCTGGACGTGTCCTTCTGCGACAAAGTGGGGGACCAGAGCCTGGCTTACATCGCGCAGGGGCTGGACGGCCTCAAGTCCCTGTCCCTGTGCTCCTGCCACATCAGCGACGACGGCATCAACCGCATGGTGCGGCAGATGCACGGGCTGCGCACGCTCAACATCGGCCAGTGCGTGCGCATCACGGACAAGGGCCTGGAGCTGATCGCGGAGCACCTGAGCCAACTCACCGGCATCGACCTGTACGGCTGCACCCGCATCACCAAGCGCGGCCTGGAGCGCATCACGCAGCTGCCGTGCCTCAAGGTACTCAACCTGGGCCTCTGGCAGATGACGGACAGTGAGAAGGTCAGGTGA